The proteins below are encoded in one region of Girardinichthys multiradiatus isolate DD_20200921_A chromosome 19, DD_fGirMul_XY1, whole genome shotgun sequence:
- the med6 gene encoding mediator of RNA polymerase II transcription subunit 6, producing MASVDFRDNLLGISWVDSGWVPILNPGNVLDYFSERSNPFYDRTCNNEIVKMQRLTLEHLNQMVGVEYILLHAQEPILYIIRKQQRQTPTQVIPLADYYIIAGVVYQAPDLGTVINSRALSAVHGIQSAFDEAMSYCRYHPSKGYWWQFKDQEEREKAKPKSKKKEEPSSLFQSHRVDTLLLDLRSKFPPTFYQPKPGEKPIPVEVNKEPEPPTEAVKQVEREPATKSSAPAPASKPPPEKRARLQ from the exons ATGGCGTCGGTTGATTTCAGAG ACAACCTCCTGGGCATATCGTGGGTGGACAGCGGCTGGGTGCCGATTCTTAATCCTGGGAATGTTCTGGATTATTTCTCTGAGAGAAGCAACCCATTCTATGACCGAACCTGCAATAACGAGATAGTAAAGATGCAACGGCTTACTCTGGAGCACCTCAA tcagatgGTGGGAGTGGAGTACATTCTTCTTCATGCTCAGGAACCAATTCTTTATATCATTCGTAAGCAACAGCGGCAGACTCCAACACAAG TGATTCCTTTGGCGGACTACTACATCATAGCAGGAGTGGTGTATCAGGCTCCAGACCTGGGGACGGTTATCAACTCTAGAGCG CTTTCTGCAGTCCATGGAATTCAGTCGGCATTTGATGAGGCTATGTCGTACTGCCGCTACCACCCATCCAAGGGCTACTGGTGGCAATTCAAGGATCAGGAAGAGAGAG AAAAAGCTAAGCCTAAATCTAAGAAGAAAGAGGAGCCTAGTTCTCTGTTTCAGAGCCATCGTGTTGACACACTGCTTTTAGACCTCAGATCAAAGTTTCCACCAACATTTTACCAG CCTAAGCCTGGTGAAAAGCCAATTCCAG TTGAGGTAAATAAGGAACCTGAGCCTCCCACAGAAGCTGTGAAACAAGTGGAGAGGGAACCGGCCACCAAGTCCTCAGCTCCGGCTCCAGCGAGTAAACCACCGCCTGAGAAGAGGGCGAGGCTGCAGTAA